Proteins encoded in a region of the Mercenaria mercenaria strain notata chromosome 1, MADL_Memer_1, whole genome shotgun sequence genome:
- the LOC123532753 gene encoding trafficking protein particle complex subunit 6b-like, producing MADEVLFELFHSEIVAFLYRTTDKEDQDQCIAKLESLGFRVGQSLVERFTKDCSRFKDDLDIMKFICKDFWNSVFKKQVDNLRTNHQGVYVLQDNRFRFLTQISNGKQFMDAAPKYLAMACGIIRGSLANIGINSVVTAEVSAMPACKFQIQLQRT from the exons ATGGCGGACGAAGTTTTGTTCGAATTATTTCACTCGGAAATTGTCGCATTTCTTTACAGGACAACAGACAAGGAAGACCAG GATCAGTGTATAGCAAAACTTGAGTCACTAGGGTTTCGAGTTGGTCAAAGTTTAGTAGAAAG ATTTACAAAAGACTGTTCCAGGTTTAAAGATGACCTTgatataatgaaatttatttgcAAAGATTTCTGGAACTCTGTCTTCAAGAAACAAGTGGATAACCTGAGGACTAATCACCAG GGTGTGTATGTGCTACAAGACAACAGGTTTAGATTCCTTACACAAATTTCAAATGGTAAACAGTTTATGGATGCTGCTCCAAAG TATTTAGCAATGGCATGCGGTATAATACGAGGATCCCTGGCTAACATTGGTATAAACTCTGTGGTAACAGCTGAAGTTAGTGCTATGCCTGCTT GTAAATTCCAAATACAGTTACAAAGGACTTGA